Below is a genomic region from Trichomycterus rosablanca isolate fTriRos1 chromosome 15, fTriRos1.hap1, whole genome shotgun sequence.
GCTCATCCGCAAGCTGCCCTTCCAGCGCCTGGTTAGAGAGATCGCTCAGGACTTTAAGACCGATCTGCGCTTCCAGAGTTCTGCCGTCATGGCTCTGCAGGAGGCCAGTGAGGCTTACCTGGTCGGCCTGTTCGAGGACACCAACCTGTGCGCCATCCATGCCAAGAGGGTGACCATCATGCCTAAGGACATCCAGCTGGCCCGCCGTATTCGCGGAGAGCGGGCTTAAACGAACCCACTCCATCCAGTTATCcccaaaggctcttttaagagccacttacATGCTTCCACTGAAATGGGCATTTTTcataactttttatttatttattattccattgtgtgtgcgtgttccgagttataatttagttatatttatcagttt
It encodes:
- the LOC134328949 gene encoding histone H3; the encoded protein is MARTKQTARKSTGGKAPRKQLATKAARKSAPATGGVKKPHRYRPGTVALREIRRYQKSTELLIRKLPFQRLVREIAQDFKTDLRFQSSAVMALQEASEAYLVGLFEDTNLCAIHAKRVTIMPKDIQLARRIRGERA